In the Hyphomonadaceae bacterium BL14 genome, one interval contains:
- a CDS encoding porin family protein produces the protein MKTILLSTAAALVLASGASAQDGRTHIGGGVAHFDADGANFNAIYVRGGFDLTAFFGVEAEGQIGIQDDEVAIGGGLTADVGLNYGLAGFAKAQYPVSEQFSVFARAGYAWGEFDASASGLTIQEDNDGPAYGVGAEWAFSGPNAIRFDYTRYDFDGDANVWTLGYVRRF, from the coding sequence ATGAAAACGATTCTCCTCTCCACCGCCGCAGCGCTGGTTCTGGCGTCGGGCGCTTCGGCTCAAGACGGCCGCACCCATATCGGCGGCGGTGTCGCCCATTTCGACGCTGACGGTGCCAACTTCAATGCCATTTACGTGCGCGGCGGGTTCGACTTGACCGCGTTCTTTGGCGTGGAAGCCGAGGGCCAGATCGGCATTCAGGATGACGAAGTGGCGATCGGTGGCGGACTGACCGCCGATGTCGGCCTCAATTATGGCCTCGCTGGCTTTGCCAAAGCGCAATACCCGGTGTCCGAGCAATTCTCCGTGTTCGCCCGTGCCGGCTATGCGTGGGGTGAATTTGACGCGTCGGCGTCCGGCCTCACCATCCAGGAAGACAATGACGGCCCGGCCTATGGCGTGGGTGCCGAGTGGGCGTTCTCGGGTCCGAACGCGATTCGCTTCGACTACACCCGGTATGACTTCGACGGCGATGCGAATGTCTGGACGCTCGGCTACGTCCGCCGCTTCTAG
- the nudC gene encoding NAD(+) diphosphatase, with protein MRLTFTDSLLDHAGLQRANPDWMAQQHVHAEGRAVLFAGGSIALAEDGTPLVLPAGIASGLALKWPGLIFIGLQNGAPWFAGALENGFAERGPDFRMTAMQLAPELACVFGRARSILMWSGRRRFCSNCGSKNEFFDGGLRLTCPSCGMEHYPRTDPSIILLPYSGDRCVMGRQPSWPPGMYATLAGFVEPGETLEAACARETAEEVHLKVLRTEYVANQPWPFPSALMIGFLAEVEDGEVQPDDDLEDARWFTRDEVRELYDGAMANWAPRHFSISRLLIERWLGRDDGATL; from the coding sequence ATGCGTCTGACCTTTACCGATTCGCTTCTCGACCATGCCGGCCTGCAGCGGGCGAACCCCGACTGGATGGCGCAGCAGCATGTGCACGCCGAGGGCCGCGCTGTTCTGTTCGCCGGAGGCTCCATCGCCCTGGCCGAGGACGGCACGCCGCTGGTTCTGCCGGCGGGCATCGCCTCCGGCCTGGCGCTGAAATGGCCCGGCCTGATCTTCATCGGCCTGCAAAACGGCGCGCCCTGGTTTGCTGGCGCGCTGGAAAACGGCTTTGCCGAGCGCGGCCCGGATTTCCGCATGACGGCCATGCAGTTGGCACCGGAGCTGGCTTGCGTTTTCGGGCGGGCCCGCTCCATCCTCATGTGGTCCGGTCGCAGGCGTTTTTGCTCCAATTGCGGGTCGAAGAACGAGTTCTTCGACGGCGGGCTTCGCCTGACCTGCCCGTCCTGCGGTATGGAGCATTATCCGCGCACCGATCCCTCCATTATCCTGCTGCCCTATTCGGGCGACCGGTGTGTGATGGGCCGCCAGCCCAGCTGGCCGCCAGGCATGTACGCGACGCTGGCCGGCTTCGTGGAGCCGGGCGAAACGCTTGAGGCGGCCTGTGCGCGCGAGACGGCGGAGGAAGTTCACCTCAAAGTGCTGCGCACCGAGTATGTGGCCAACCAGCCCTGGCCCTTCCCCTCCGCGCTGATGATCGGCTTTCTGGCCGAAGTCGAGGACGGCGAGGTGCAGCCGGACGACGATCTCGAAGACGCCAGATGGTTCACCCGTGACGAGGTGCGCGAACTCTATGACGGTGCGATGGCCAATTGGGCCCCGCGCCACTTCTCGATTTCCAGATTGCTGATCGAGCGCTGGCTTGGACGCGATGACGGCGCGACCCTGTGA
- a CDS encoding cytochrome c family protein, with protein sequence MGDLFFNKVAGVILAVALFMMALGELSNIVFGGSKTAELAYPIDLAALQSAAPVEDIESGPVDFGLLLASADLSAGERVARRCAACHTFNDGGANGTGPNLWGVMGRGVAEVAGFNYSGAMNAYGSGGTRWLFENMYEYLENPRGYVPGTSMSFAGLRNQEERINIIAYMRSQDDDPLALPDPLAAAPAGDDSVAGPEAEPMAADASPAEAGDDSQEPADEDGGAL encoded by the coding sequence ATGGGCGATCTTTTCTTCAACAAGGTGGCGGGCGTGATCCTCGCCGTGGCCCTGTTCATGATGGCGCTGGGCGAGTTGTCCAACATCGTGTTTGGCGGTTCGAAGACCGCGGAACTCGCCTATCCGATTGATCTCGCCGCGCTGCAATCGGCTGCGCCGGTGGAGGACATCGAGAGCGGCCCGGTGGACTTCGGCCTTCTTCTGGCCAGCGCCGACCTGTCCGCAGGCGAGCGCGTCGCGCGCCGCTGCGCGGCTTGCCATACCTTCAACGATGGCGGCGCGAATGGCACCGGACCGAATCTGTGGGGTGTGATGGGCCGCGGCGTCGCAGAGGTGGCCGGCTTCAATTACTCCGGCGCCATGAACGCCTATGGCTCGGGCGGCACGCGCTGGCTGTTCGAGAACATGTACGAGTATCTCGAAAACCCGCGCGGCTATGTTCCGGGAACCTCCATGAGCTTCGCGGGCCTGCGGAACCAGGAAGAGCGCATCAACATCATTGCCTACATGCGCAGCCAGGATGATGATCCTCTGGCCCTGCCCGACCCTCTGGCCGCAGCGCCAGCCGGTGACGACAGCGTTGCCGGGCCCGAAGCCGAACCCATGGCGGCGGACGCCTCCCCTGCAGAAGCCGGAGACGACAGCCAGGAGCCTGCGGACGAGGATGGCGGCGCGCTTTAG
- a CDS encoding 50S ribosomal protein L11 methyltransferase — MSVLWRVEARGPMAALREVLAVLDAVPEPLALSWSLFEDGSEVAGRLDILCETMTAAEAMAATPGLDAVSIDVHIAPLPEEDWVALSLKGLPLVQAGRFAVYGAHAAEDLAPGCIGLEVEAGPAFGTGHHATTRGCLEAVDRIEREGFEPASVLDLGAGSGLLAIAAAKLWPGAQIIATDIDCESVAETLVNAQKNGVAPRIESIEADGYDHPVFEGRRFDLIFANILAGPLITLAEQSAGHLAPGGRVILAGLLDEQADRVSEAYVKAGLTPAAGQSQDGWTILVFHA; from the coding sequence ATGAGTGTTTTGTGGCGGGTTGAAGCGCGCGGCCCCATGGCCGCACTGCGGGAGGTTCTGGCTGTTTTGGACGCCGTTCCAGAGCCTCTGGCCCTGAGCTGGTCGCTGTTCGAGGACGGGTCGGAAGTGGCCGGTCGCCTCGATATATTGTGCGAGACGATGACCGCCGCCGAAGCCATGGCGGCGACGCCGGGGCTGGATGCGGTGTCCATCGATGTTCACATCGCGCCCTTGCCCGAGGAAGACTGGGTCGCGCTGTCCCTGAAAGGGCTGCCGCTCGTGCAGGCCGGTCGCTTCGCCGTGTACGGTGCCCATGCTGCGGAAGATCTGGCACCAGGCTGCATCGGTCTGGAAGTGGAAGCCGGTCCCGCCTTCGGCACCGGCCATCACGCCACGACGCGTGGCTGTCTTGAGGCTGTGGACCGCATCGAGCGCGAGGGCTTTGAGCCCGCCAGCGTGCTGGATCTGGGTGCCGGGTCAGGACTGCTCGCCATTGCGGCAGCCAAGCTGTGGCCGGGCGCGCAGATCATCGCCACGGACATCGATTGTGAATCCGTCGCCGAGACCCTGGTGAACGCACAGAAGAATGGCGTGGCCCCGCGGATCGAGTCGATCGAGGCGGACGGTTATGACCATCCGGTGTTCGAGGGGCGCCGGTTCGACCTGATCTTCGCCAATATCCTGGCTGGCCCGCTCATCACCCTGGCTGAACAGTCTGCAGGTCATCTGGCACCGGGCGGCCGGGTCATCCTTGCCGGGCTCCTGGATGAACAGGCGGACCGTGTCAGTGAGGCGTATGTGAAGGCCGGACTGACCCCTGCGGCCGGGCAGTCCCAAGACGGCTGGACCATTCTGGTGTTCCACGCCTGA
- a CDS encoding alpha/beta hydrolase, producing MISRLPFIILVALLAACGPRSAPDDAPVDPYAAERPIRFTTLMERERPAADHRIAYGPGEHQFGELWLPEGPGPHPLVIMIHGGCWLASMPGLELQDLTSGDLRARGFAVWNLEYARIGHDTGGWPGTFLDISAGVDHVRRLADDHAIDLNRMVLTGHSAGGHLAVWAAARGRIADGPLAVDAPLPVAGVIALAGIPDLEAFAADGPGRCGEPDTVMSLAGADRGGDRFADTSPARLLPLGVAQVVISGELDAIIPPALGTRYARTAQAAGDPVREIVVPEAGHFELIDPAAPAWAVIVGEIERLLAHEVRE from the coding sequence ATGATCAGCCGTCTGCCATTCATCATCCTGGTTGCGTTGCTGGCGGCCTGCGGGCCGCGCAGCGCGCCGGACGACGCGCCGGTTGATCCGTACGCGGCGGAGCGTCCGATCCGGTTCACCACTCTGATGGAGCGTGAGCGCCCCGCTGCCGATCACCGGATCGCCTATGGACCCGGCGAGCATCAATTTGGCGAGCTTTGGCTGCCGGAAGGGCCGGGACCGCACCCGCTGGTGATCATGATCCATGGCGGGTGCTGGCTCGCGAGCATGCCAGGGCTGGAACTGCAGGACCTGACATCGGGTGATCTGCGCGCACGGGGCTTCGCGGTCTGGAATCTGGAATATGCCCGCATCGGGCACGACACAGGCGGCTGGCCCGGCACATTTCTCGACATCTCAGCCGGCGTGGACCATGTCCGCAGGCTGGCTGACGACCATGCCATCGACCTCAATCGTATGGTCCTGACCGGGCATTCAGCCGGAGGCCATCTGGCAGTCTGGGCGGCCGCGCGCGGGCGAATCGCGGACGGACCGTTGGCCGTTGACGCGCCCTTGCCGGTCGCGGGTGTCATCGCGCTGGCCGGCATTCCGGATCTCGAGGCGTTTGCGGCCGACGGCCCGGGACGCTGCGGCGAACCGGACACAGTGATGTCGCTGGCCGGCGCTGATCGCGGCGGTGACCGTTTTGCGGACACCTCTCCGGCGCGTCTCTTGCCACTGGGCGTGGCCCAAGTGGTCATTTCGGGCGAGCTTGACGCCATCATTCCCCCGGCCTTGGGAACCCGCTATGCCCGGACCGCACAAGCGGCCGGTGACCCGGTGAGGGAGATCGTCGTGCCGGAGGCCGGGCATTTTGAACTGATTGACCCGGCCGCCCCGGCCTGGGCAGTGATTGTCGGCGAGATTGAGCGCCTGCTGGCGCATGAGGTGAGGGAATGA